From Myripristis murdjan chromosome 13, fMyrMur1.1, whole genome shotgun sequence:
TTCGGCACCAgtgtaaattattaaaataaaaataaaacacagttacTCTGAGCGTACCCTCCGACAAGTCGAAATCCATGGTCACTCAAGCTGGCACTAGCTCTAATAATCCTCAAACAGCCGCACAGAGACAAGCCGAGTCACACAGAATCAGGAAGAGGAATGACCGCACCTGAATAAccgctgctgccttcaggtacCCACCTACAGTCGTAAATGTTGCATTTCTGAGTTCAACAGGGCAGTAAATAGGCTAatataaccacacctgtagtggtGTGAGACAGTTCACATGACAACACGCATACAGTACCTGGCACATAAACTGGGGAGCAAAATCTACCTGttcatctgtctatctatagagagagagagatacatatttacagttacatatacacaaacacaggcatatATCTTTAGTTTTAATTGCCATCTGTTAGGCTATTGATTTTAGTTATGTTGTtgttcactctgctgcagcacatattagtgtatttttttataagATACAGCAATACCCAACAAACAGTTCAGCAAGGCCCTACCCTCTATCTTCTACTCCTCTGTACAGCACATGCAGATAAATCCTGCCCCGTGACATAACATTTTTGCAGAGATGTGTCATGGCGTCTAAATGGGACCAGTACTGCATTCCATGAGGTGCAGTAATTATGGTGTCAGCCTTTCCAAGCACTGTTGATGGCCTAACATTGTGCACTCTCACAGGGCCACAGGTGCTAATATTTGTATATGTTTACTCCACACTACGTGCTCGAAGTTAAGTCTTCCCTGTGTTCATCAAATGGATTGTACATTGTAATATTGACAACAACAATAGACACGTCacacaaaagaaataaatcatgtatttttatttcccaaagcgagcagttgAACTTCCCTTTGATTTGTTTGAGAATTGAAACATATTTCGGCCATAAATGCACTTTTTACCATATAAGTGATAACATCTTTTTATGCCGGAAGTCACTAgtaacttctgctgtggttttgcATGATAAGTTGACACATCTGTCTCACATGAAATCTTGTGTGATAGTGCTACTGGAGCATAGTTTTAGATTAAATCTTTTCCAACATCGTTTACATTACCAAGCACAGATAAACGTTCCCCCtgtaacacaaaaacacacgcagCCTACTCTATcagtaacaacaacacagatctATGGTGTCTCAGTGCTGGTAAGGCTTGTAGCCTCTAATGATGTCACTCGAGGTGAGGTGGGAGGTGGTGcggctccctccctctcccggCCTCCTTGATGTCTCTAAGATGTCCACGGGGCTGAGCGGTCTGTGGATGGTGGTGCTCCTGGGACTGGAACTCAGAGAAGAGCTGGACGGGCCCAACAGAGACTCATAACGGGATGTCTTGTAGTCGGCCGAAGGACTCAGAGGCTCCGGCTTTGAGATGGGCTTAGAGGAGAGAAATATGGAAGAGACGACAGGGGTGGCACCAGGCTTGGAGCTTCTGCCACCAGCAGCTGAACTTTCTCCACCAACGGGGACTGAACCTCCCATCTTTGGCTTTCTGCTCTCCTCACCATGAGGGATATCCTGGAATACAGGAAATGGGCATAGTATCAAGATGGGAATGAGCTGGGAATCAATGCAATCCTTGGAATAGCGAGCCTTGTCCTTGCTTGTCAGGAAAAGTACAGTGATTCTAAAATAATAAAggagtttttgctttttccagtTCAATTTTAAGTGAACCGACTGTCCATGAGGAGAGTTAACAAGTTTCGGAGATCTAAATCGCAGCTCCCTCAACTTGACAAAAGGAGTCAGCTAGGCCCCCAAAAATGAGTGTAAGCCTAtaatatttcaagaaaaactgacattaaaataaaactcactttctttttctccttgtcATTTTCATTCCCTGAAGTGCTTGGAGTCTGGGAAGCAAGAGGAGAGCCATTAAGATCCTGTCATTTCCCCTCACATGGGGACATAACCTGatgatatttcattttcttgtcaaatttacctttttcttctgtttgttctCCTTGTCGCTGCCACTGGACTTACCAGAATCTGAGTCCtgatcaaggaaaaaaaagagtatgaAACACACCATCATTCATCTCTTGCCATGAAAAATACTATGCAGTGGTTTTCCTTCTTTCACACTGAGTtaccttcttcttttcctttttcttatcatcatcattgctAGAAGAATCTGAGTCCTAGATGGATGCGAACATGGTCATTGTTAAGTCCTTGTGGGTTTTACTCAATTTGGATGCAGCAAAATCTATGCAGCAGTATATATTTTATACtatatatactgtaatataacGTATAATAATTTGAcaaataattaacatttttctCCAAGTAGTGCCATTTTTGAGTCATTTCATCACATCCACACATAGCCCAACTTTacctttttcttgtctttcttcttcttcttcttcttcttcttgtctttcttctttttcttctcaccACCACTAGAAGAATCGGAGTCAGAGGAAGAATCCTGGATAGAAAGGAGAAAAGATGATAATGTGTGTCACAAACCACTAACATGAACAACACAAAGGTGAAACATCCTACTCTTGTGCCTTATAGCACAAAAATACAGTCTTACGATTACCATTGGTAATTAAGTTTTTTAAGTTTACTTGAAGACTCTTGATTATTTTGATCCCCATGGGGAAATTTGTTCTCGGCTTTTGACCCATCCTAACTACCAGGATGTAAGCAAACAGAGGGAGAGCTAAAATATGGTAAGAAATGCTTCCTCTTCATATCAGGGTACTTCCAGATCAAAAtagtagagtttttttttccttgttagcttgttagtaGTGCAGAGCTCTGCGCTACTAACAAGTGGCTAAAAAGGTTGGACCAAAAATGAGCATCCTGGTTCCTGTTGATacagatccaaaaaaaaaaaaaaaaaaaaaaaaaaaaaaaaatcaaaaattaaaattcctTCTCTATTAAAAACTGAGTCTTTTCGTCCAAGATGCCGACCGACATGCAAAACAGACAGCACCACAGCAGAGTGAGGTTTATTAACTCTTTGAATGTATAACCTGAAAAGTGGAAGAGTTTTTATTGGTCACTACTTTAAcattaaaaatggcattttgtaATACGGAAACATGACCAGCAAGCTTCATGCTTCAGCAAAGCACATCTGATAATTATCCCATGCatgctttgctgcatgtctgtcaACAAATCCTGATGAAAACTGCCATAAGAAGACCAAGCGAGGTTTAGTCCCCAAGGCTGAAATACTGAGCGCACCAATCACTCCCAAAGCAAAAGCTGTTTATCATTTTGTTCATGTCACCAGTCAGGTCTTTGTGGATGTGCAAGAAAAGCAGGTTGTTAAGTCGTTTCTCTGTCATTGTAGATCAGACGCAGGTCAAACGGCGGAGACATGAGAAACTCTTAGCCGTGGCACTGGACATCAGCGCAGTGAGGTAGAGACACAGTAGCTTGTCTACCTCATTAAAAACACCAATTGCATCCAGAACATCAACACAGTGGTGACCCTGGTGACTTTTGTAGTTTTGAAAAACAGAGTTATGACCATGATACCTGGTTTAGACATTACCACTTTATTACCACAACACCTGAAAGTAGGGCAACAAAAAGTCTCGTTGTCGTTGACAGGATCAGCCTCCGAGCTTTCTGACTCCTTATCAATCACCGTTTCCaaccattttccattttgtaaaaACATGTGTAAAGCCCAATGTAATaactctggaaaaaaatcaccattaGCTGGCCTTTGTAACTGTGACCCATCAGCTAAAAGGTAGATTGTCAATATGATTAGTAGATGAAACAACACTGCtactgtttcttcttcttgttctttaGTATTTTCTGAAGCATTTTCACAAACAGAGGGACAGTGGGTACAACACTGATCTCAAACTTCATctcaccttcttcttcttcttatccttcttctttttctttttcttatctttcttcttcttgtcctttttcttctttttctaatGTAAGAAAACAGGCGATCaggaaaaaactgcaaaaccCATCAATGTCCCAGTTTCAGGTCATTTCAGGCTGCAGGCGATGAACATCTTGTGTGGTGTGCTATTTTGAGCCTCCTCACCTTGTCATCATCGCTATCAGAAGAGGATGAGGCAGAAGATGAAGAGctatcatcagaagagctggaATCCTAGAAAGCATATCAGCGAGTCAATAGCCAGTCGTAGATATTAAGAGAAAGGTCATACATTGTGGCACAAATGGTAAATGAACCCTTAACCCTGGATGTGGTTCAGGCAATTTCAGAGGGATATTCTCTctcaccttcttcttcttcttcttcttcttcttcttctttttcttcttcttcttcttatcatcTTCACTAtcagaagaggatgaggaggaagaggaagaagagcaggaaTCCTGTAAAAGGGAGAATTCAGAATAATATATTGTGAAAATAACATGTAACTAAgctgttcttcttcttattgtgacactgaagaagaaaacacagatgAGGCAGTTGCCACTCACAAGTCTCGCACAATTTGACATAAACTGTTTGGAATCAtacctcctccttcttcttcttcttcttctttttcttcttcttctttttcttctttttcttcttgtcatcCTCACTATcagaaggagatgaggaggaagaggaagaagagctggaatcctgtaaaagagagagaattaaGAATACTATATGACTAAAACAACATGCAAATAAGCCATGAAAGCCATGAAGCCTTTGtgaaactgaagaagaaaacacagataAGGCAGCTGCCATTCATACGTCTTGATCAtacctccttcttcttcttcttttttttcttcttctccttcttcttcttctttttcttcttgtcatcTTCACTATCAGATGAAGAAGAGCTGGAATCCTGTAGAAGAGGGAATTCAGAATAATATATGACTAAAACAACAAGCAACTATGCCACTGATTTTCTTTGTGTCCTTGTCATGAAACTGAAGATGAGACAGTTGCCATGAGACAAGTCTTGTACAATTTAACAGACACAAATTGTTTGGGCTCATACCTCGTCCtcatccttcttcttcttcttcttcttctttttcttcttcttcttcttcttctttttcttcttcttgtcatcTTCACtatcagaagaggaagaggagctggaATCCTGCATCAAAAGCAACACAGAGGTGCAGTTATTATTGCAATTATAATCAAAGTAACCAAGCCGTTCAATAATAGCACAAGATGAGTACACGCACCTTATCCTTCTTCttcaccttcttcttcttcttcttctttttctttttcttctttttcttcttttcatcctcatcttcactGTCTGAGGAGGAGCtatcagaggaggaagaggaggagctggaagAGCCCTATtgattcaaacaaaaacaaactccacGTTAACATCCACAACCAAATTCTTGATCAATTTCAGACTAGAAACAggggactggaaaaaaaagtagaatgTTTAAAGTCTTTTTCACTATGATgatttttgcaaaacatttgtcTAGACTGATCATAACATACCACACACAATTTGGTGATGAGCTTAAGACGATAATATGTATGATGTCAGTTCAGACAGCTCAATTCTGCACCAATAAACTGTTTTGGGGTTTTGGGGTTCCACAAAGACCAAAGCATTCTTCATAACTTCATATTTTCTGTGTCCTACTcaccttcttctttttcttcaacttcttcttcttttccttgtcttcctccatccctccctctccctcatcaTCGCTCAGGTGTCCCTCCTCTGTACCGTAGGGGTTCACCTCTACTCCCTCACCTGCACAACAGACAGTATTACAACAAGCCCCACACCAGTACCACAGCAAAGTGATGAGCCCAAGGAAATCACTTACCAGTGAATTCAGAGGCCAGTTTGCCatctgcttttgcttttttctctttcttatgctgtcatgaaaaagacaaagaaattaTTGTGGTtgcacatgaacatgcatgagtatgtgtgtgcatgagtgtgtgtgtgtgtgtgtgggtgtgtgtgtgtgtgtgtgtgtgtgtgtgtgtgtgtgcgcgcatgtgcatgtatgtatgtctttaccttgtcatcatcttcacctttGTTCTTCTTTTCTCCATCAGCACTTGGCCCAGCATTCTCGCCTCCtatgaaaaagagacagagtcCGGCGATATTGCAGCAACTGCATGAACTGGCTTGGCCGCTTAAGATTTCATTGTTGTCACTACCAATCACTGCTCTGCCTGATTTCAGCCaccacaaacagagagagagagcactcacCAGCAgctgacagagcagcagagctgagttgatcttcctcctcttcatcctgtaGTCAGACACCAAACCACAGAGTCAGACACAAGCACACTGCACATACTGTAGCTCAATCAAGTTATTTTGTCTTGGATTCCCCTTGTAAATCtacacaaatacagtacatacatacCCACATTCTGAGAGTGAGAGTTTAATATGTGAGTGTTGTTTGTGCcatatattttacaaaaaacatcttttcaaatgctttttcaagaggtgtttgtgtttaattAATATATTAGAGCAGTATAATCAGAGTGTAAGACTCAGTAACTTCATAAAACCCATTTTATAGACTTGCCTTTATGTGATGTTGTcttctaattttatttatttacttaatattgattttattgttttagttGTAGTTATTAACTTATATATGCATTTGGGGgtatttttaattgatttctaCTGCCTTTTTTATGCCTTTTACCATCTTTATCTTTCAACagcctttttattttctctctactgtgtcttggatcttttgttttcctgtttaaaCTTTATCTTGATTTTACCTTAATTTGGCATTGCTCTTGTTTGGCCTTTCTGTGCAGCTTTCTGTCATTATCTTGCTTTCTGAGTATTCTGCATTTGATGTATCGGCCAAAGCACTTACTAAACTCtattttaaaggtgctatacaaatagtTTATtagaatttattatttattttacatagtTTATTACTAGTAGTAGTCTAGGTAAAGACATCTGCATTGTGTCTGTAGTGAATACAGTTTCGCAGCAGATAAATTGCAatatgtggtgatgtggtgagaGTAAGCTAAGACTTTCACTTAATTGCATGCTCTTACAGGCCCAGACTGGCACAATAGCTCTtacctgttttctctcctgtgtcaAAACTCTGAATCTTGCTTGTTATTCACTGCTAACTGAGCACTAGGTTCTCTAAAGAGCATTATGAAAAGTTTGTTTATCGCCATGAGTAGACTCATATTTGCTGTGTAActtcaagaaaagaaaacctgtGCTGTGCAAAAAAGGCAAAGCAGGATCTGACTCAGCAATCCCAGGAATGCCTTGTGATGTTCACATGGTGAGGAACCTTGCTTCTGACCTAAAAGCCTGCTTGCTTACTTAATTTAGATTCTTCAGGCTTTCTGAGAACAAACAAGGGGAAAGTTACCTTTTTCttatccttcttcttcttctttttcttgtcctttttcttcttcttcttcttcttatcttTGTCGCTGTCAGACCATGACGAGCTAGAGTCCTGTTTCAACAGAAAACCgtattttacttttcatttccataaacaaaacatctgttgatcattcattcatcaatttgaaataatttaacCAGCAACACAAGTCATACATTAATTACAATTATggcaataaaaatgtatgtatagCTATTAGCTGCTCTTTTCCAATGtaacaaaatgcatttgttaCAAGGTTTTAGCTCACAATGGTCTGCataccttcttcttcttcttcttcttctttgtctttttcttcttcttcttctttttcttcttgtcatcTTCGCTGtctgaggaggatgatgatgaagaggacgaGCTATCTGAAGAAGAGGAGCTGGAGTCCTGACAGGGAAGAacaaatatcattttttaaCCATGCCAGCttgcatcatttcatttcacttgaaACTGAGGAAGAAAGGATAGATCAGACTGGCTGCCACCCACAAGTCCTGAACAAATGCCATTGTTTGGTGTGAAATAAAGGCAACATGTTTGGCATcacaccttcttcttcttcttcttcttggtctttttcttcttcttctttttcttcttctcatcctCACTGTCTGAGCTGTCAGATGAGCTGtcagatgaggaggaagaggagctggaCTCCTGGGACAGAAGCAACAGGTAGATAAACAACAGGCAGATCATTATATTAAGGGAGTGCAGTTCATATGAAGATGTTTCAGAGTCTTGTCACGGAGTCTTTTTCATGTATACTCATCCTTTAAAGTTTAATATTTCTATGTCAATAAGAGCTATACACCAAATGGGCAATATaggaaaatattaaattttCTCACAACACACATGTGCATCTAAATTATTCAGACAAAACTAGGCAACTGCACAGCTTTTCTAAACTTTTCAACACTGAACAGCAAGCATTATTTCACTGGAGTTGGAATATTTGCATAAAAGCGTATAGAAAATATAGGAGCTAATTAGGAAGCGTTTTAAGAGATTGTCTTTTCCATGTATTCTAGGAAGAGGGAGTAGAGAGAAACAGTctcctcattttcatttctttcagggGATGGTTTTTTGAGTTATCAACAAAATGCACAGAGCCTGTccggttttgtgtgtgtacatattgaTCATGTCATTCAGCATGAGCGTAGTGGAGAAGGGACGACATGAGGTTTGTGCCCCAGGCTCCCATAGTCCTATGATCTGGGCTTAGCTTTGTATAC
This genomic window contains:
- the LOC115370520 gene encoding protein pxr-1-like — protein: MSNCARLKKKKKKKKKDSSSSDDSSSSSASSSSDSDDDKKKKKKDKKKKDKKKKKKKDKKKKKDSSSDSDSSSGGEKKKKKDKKKKKKKKKDKKKDSDSSSNDDDKKKEKKKDSDSGKSSGSDKENKQKKKTPSTSGNENDKEKKKDIPHGEESRKPKMGGSVPVGGESSAAGGRSSKPGATPVVSSIFLSSKPISKPEPLSPSADYKTSRYESLLGPSSSSLSSSPRSTTIHRPLSPVDILETSRRPGEGGSRTTSHLTSSDIIRGYKPYQH
- the LOC115370522 gene encoding uncharacterized G-patch domain protein DDB_G0278987-like, with product MELNRPKAPGGADPGGGGRPVVVISTALPQAEAEQPAELSQGDGKKSEPKDLLGAGDGQELYSLDSSLSSSDSEDEDAGKKDKKKKKLKKRKKKGSSSSSSSSSSSSSSSSSSSSSSSSSSSCSSDSDSEDEKKKKKKVQKKYEGNEYVWDSVVISQAGSNGQIEPTSKEGMKVTKDHKSSDSDDDKKKEKKKKKKKDKKKKKKKKKKESSSSSSSSDSSSDSSDSEDEKKKKKKKKKTKKKKKKKDSSSSSSDSSSSSSSSSSDSEDDKKKKKKKKKKTKKKKKKKKDSSSSWSDSDKDKKKKKKKKDKKKKKKKDKKKDEEEEDQLSSAALSAAGGENAGPSADGEKKNKGEDDDKHKKEKKAKADGKLASEFTGEGVEVNPYGTEEGHLSDDEGEGGMEEDKEKKKKLKKKKKGSSSSSSSSSDSSSSDRFQLLFLF